The Panacibacter microcysteis DNA window TTCTTTTTGCCACTGTTCGCTGATAAGCTGCAGTTTTTTGTCTGCATCTGTATACTCAGGCATTTTATTGAGGATATATTTTGTATCGATTACGGCGTAGCGCTGTGCATAGGAAGTTGCGGTAAGAAAGAAGCAACTAAGTACTATGATAAATATTTTTTTCATATAACAGGTTTTAGAGATCTGTAAAGTAAATGTTGGTAAGATTTCGCCCCGATCTTCGCACATGCTCCAAAGCGTTTCAACAGTACAAGCGTGCGACGCAACAGAAGCTTCATGCATAGGCTGCAGCCGGGCTCATACATACTGTTCTGCCAAATCAATCCGGTTCAAAGCCCAGCATAAAGGTAAACCTTGATGCGTCTTTAAGCGAACCGCCATTCTTCATTCTGTCCAGGCCAATACCATAATCAAAGCCCAGCAAACCAAACATTGGCAGGAAGAACCTTACACCTACACCTACTGAACGACGCAACTGGAACGGGTTGTAATCTTTAAACGAATACCATCCATTTGCCGCTTCGAAGAAGGTAAGTCCGTAAATAGTGCTGCTTGCTGCGGTGCTGAACGGATAGCGCAACTCCAGCGTGTATTTGTTGAACATGGTAAAGTATTGTGATGCGCCCTGCTGATCAGGGTTTACACGAGGATCTGACGTTTCGTATACCGGGTAACCTCTTTGTGCAATGATATCGTAACCAAGCAGCGCGTAAGTGTTACTAAGGCCTGCATCACCCACCTGGAACCTTTCAAACGGAGAAATTTCGAGGTCTTTGTTGTAGCGGCCAAGGTAACCAAACTTGGCAGCAAGCTTAAGTACAAACTGCCTGTTTCTTTCTTCACCTGCCGGTTTACCAATTGGTACATACCACTCGCCGGTAAAGCGCCATTTGTGGTATTCGATCCAGCTATATGGATTAGATGAATTAACGATATTCTTGTTAAACAAAGAGTAAGGCGGTGTTAATGCAAGGCTCAGGTTGAAATTGGAACCTGTGCGGGGGAATATCTGCTGATCGAGCGAATACCTTGTAAGGTTCAACCTCAGACTAAGGTTGTTGGAAAAACCGTTCCTGAATAAACTACCATCGGGCAATTTCAATGTTTGTGAAATTGGATAGTTCTTCAGTTTATAACGTGCAAAGCTTAATGAGGCTCCAAAAGAGAAATAGTCATCAGGCCATTTCAACTGCTTTTGTAAACCAATAGAAGCACCTGTTGTTTTGAAAAAAGAAGTGTCGGCCGCTGCCTTGGTATAGGTACCGGTTGTGTAATCGTAAGCATTGGCAAATTTTGTATCGTAAAAACTTACGGTGAACGCGTTTCTTTTTTTGCCACCCAGCCATGGTTCAGTAAATGATACGTTGTAAGAACGGTAAGCACGGCCATTACTTTGTACACGCAGGCTTAACTTCTGGCCATCACCAACGGGTAACGGATCCCATGCTTTTTTGTTCCAGATGTTTTTTATTGAAAAGTTATTGAACGAAACACCTACCGTACCAGTAAGACCAATACCGCCACCAAAACCTGCGCTAAGCTCAAGCTGGTCGCTGGATTTTTCAACCACATTCCAGGTAACATCTACTGTACCATCTTCCGGGTTTGGAACAATATTGGGAGAAATCTTTTCCTGGTCGAAGAAGCTGAGGTTGGCAATCTCACGCTGAGAACGGATCACATCGCTACGGCTGAATTTCTCACCCGGTAATGTTCTAAGTTCGCGCCTTATCACATATTCCTTTGTACGGTCATTGCCCGCAATACGAACATTTTTCCATCTGGCCTGTGGGCCTTCCTGTATCTTGATCTCAAAATCGATGGTATCATTGTAAACAGCGGTCTCAATCGGGTTAACCTGGAAGAAGAGATAGCCATCATCCATATACAACCCGCTAATGTCTCCACCCTCAGGAGAAATACTTTTACCAAGTTTTTTATTCAGTAACTCGGCATTGTAAATATCTCCTTTCTTCACACCAAGAATAACGGTAAGCAAAGAATCGGAATATTTAGAATTGCCTTTCCAGGTAATATTGCCAAAATAGTATTTGTGCCCTTCATCAACTTTAAGATCAATATTGATATTTCCCCTGGCATTTGAATACACTTTATCCTGAACAATGGCTGCATCCCGGTTACCCAGCGAGTTGTAGTATTCAATGATTTTTTCTTTGTCTTCTTCGTATTTCTTCTCATCGAATTTTGCGTTGGAAAAAATCTTCAGGCGTACATAGGGGTCAAGTACCCGGCGTGTTTTGGTAAAAGTAAGGTATCCTTTGTCGTGCAGGTATTCGCTGAAAGTATAACGGGAAGGATTGGCAATACCGCCAGAGTCTTTGGGTGGAAACAGTGTTAAGCGGGTCATTTCTTTTGTACCCTTCATTTGCTTTTTCAGCTTAAGCTCATTCACTGTTTCATTGCCAATAAGGTTGATCTGGTTGATCTTTACTTTACTGCCTTTATTTATATAAAGGTATAAAACCACCGAGTTTTCAAGCGTTGTATCCCTTATGGTCTCAATGTTTACTTTTACGTTACGGAAACCTTTTTCAAAATAAAATTTGTCAATCGCGTCAATAGCGGTACGCTTCATGTTTTCCGTAACCACACGTCCTTTTACTAACCCTGTTTTAGGGCCAAGATCATCCTGCTCAGATTTATTTACGTTGCGCAGGTAATAGTTAGATAAGCGGGGCCTTTCTGTTACATTGATTTCTATCGAAATATTATTGCCGTCCAGTTTTGTAAGATAAATGGCCACATCGCTAAAGTAATTCTGCGCCCAGAGTTTGTTGATCGCTTTTGCAAAATTATCACCGCCGGGCAGTGTTACTTCGTCACCAACATTTAAACCGGCTACCGATGTAAGCAGGGCCTGGTCAAAATATTTGTTGCCTGTAACCTTTATATCAGCAATTTTATATTTCTGAGGGGTGGTCTGGTTTAAAATATTAAGCAGTTCTGGATCTAAAGATGTAATTGATGTATCGGCAACCTGGGCTTCAACTGCAAGACCTGATAAACCAAAAACAAATAGCGCTAATAAAGACTTATAAAATCGCTGCATCCGGTTCGTGTTTGAAAATGCTTCTGCAGTTATGTTTTATGGTTATTGCAGACGCTTAAGATTTTAAGTTGGGCAAATTAAAAGGATTATTCAGAATTGTGTCAAAACTGTTTGTTAAAACAAACGGTGCTTATTTTAATTTAATGCACCGGTTCAGTCTTTACCTGCTCTCCTGTTTTACCAAATCTGCGTTCCCTGTTTTGATAATCAATAATTGCTTCGTACAGGTTCTCTTTCCTGAAATCAGGCCACCTGACATTTGTAAAATACAATTCTGCATAAGCTAACTGGTATAAAAGAAAGTTGCTGATCCGGTATTCACCGCTGGTTCTTATCATTAGTTCAGGATCGGGGAATTCGCTGGTGGTTAAATAACGCTGCAACGTATCTTGGTTGATGGTTTCAGGTTCAATTTTGCCATTTTTTACATCAACAGCAATATTTTTTACGGCGTTTACCAGCTCCCAGCGGCTGCTATAGCTAAGTGCCATAATCAGGTGCATGCTGGTGTTGTCGTGGGTTTCATCGAGTACTTCCTGCAGTTCCTTCCGTGCCCTGTCCGGCAACATGCTCATGTCACCAATAACATGGAGCTTTATGTTGTTTTTTTTAAGATCGGCAGCTTCTTTCTTAATGGTTTCAATAAGCAGCTCCATTAAACCGGTAACTTCCTGTGCCGGCCGGTCCCAGTTTTCGGTACTAAAAGCGTATAAAGTGAGGTATTGAATGCCAATTTCGCCGGCGCCTTCAACAATATTCCGTACACTTTCCACGCCATGGAAATGACCGTATAACCTGTCCTGGCCTTTTTCCCTGGCCCAGCGACCGTTACCGTCCATTATAATGGCCACGTGTTTCGGAAGGCGTGTTTTATCTATTTTTTCCAGCAAATCCTGCATACTTAGGCATTAAAGGATGGCAAAATTAATGAAATAGATGGGTTATGTGCGGGCACTTTTAAAATAAGTAGCATATACCTTATGTAAAGCCGGGTTTTTATGTAGCGGGCTATGGTTTTCTATGGCATCGCCTGTTGTGTCACTCCCTTCAGGGTTCCTCATTTATGGCAGCTGTGGCGTTCTGTTTAGCCGGCCTGTACGCACTAAGACAAAGGTGAAAAGAACAGCAACCTGCATGCGCCTGGTAAA harbors:
- a CDS encoding BamA/OMP85 family outer membrane protein gives rise to the protein MQRFYKSLLALFVFGLSGLAVEAQVADTSITSLDPELLNILNQTTPQKYKIADIKVTGNKYFDQALLTSVAGLNVGDEVTLPGGDNFAKAINKLWAQNYFSDVAIYLTKLDGNNISIEINVTERPRLSNYYLRNVNKSEQDDLGPKTGLVKGRVVTENMKRTAIDAIDKFYFEKGFRNVKVNIETIRDTTLENSVVLYLYINKGSKVKINQINLIGNETVNELKLKKQMKGTKEMTRLTLFPPKDSGGIANPSRYTFSEYLHDKGYLTFTKTRRVLDPYVRLKIFSNAKFDEKKYEEDKEKIIEYYNSLGNRDAAIVQDKVYSNARGNINIDLKVDEGHKYYFGNITWKGNSKYSDSLLTVILGVKKGDIYNAELLNKKLGKSISPEGGDISGLYMDDGYLFFQVNPIETAVYNDTIDFEIKIQEGPQARWKNVRIAGNDRTKEYVIRRELRTLPGEKFSRSDVIRSQREIANLSFFDQEKISPNIVPNPEDGTVDVTWNVVEKSSDQLELSAGFGGGIGLTGTVGVSFNNFSIKNIWNKKAWDPLPVGDGQKLSLRVQSNGRAYRSYNVSFTEPWLGGKKRNAFTVSFYDTKFANAYDYTTGTYTKAAADTSFFKTTGASIGLQKQLKWPDDYFSFGASLSFARYKLKNYPISQTLKLPDGSLFRNGFSNNLSLRLNLTRYSLDQQIFPRTGSNFNLSLALTPPYSLFNKNIVNSSNPYSWIEYHKWRFTGEWYVPIGKPAGEERNRQFVLKLAAKFGYLGRYNKDLEISPFERFQVGDAGLSNTYALLGYDIIAQRGYPVYETSDPRVNPDQQGASQYFTMFNKYTLELRYPFSTAASSTIYGLTFFEAANGWYSFKDYNPFQLRRSVGVGVRFFLPMFGLLGFDYGIGLDRMKNGGSLKDASRFTFMLGFEPD
- a CDS encoding isoprenyl transferase, with protein sequence MQDLLEKIDKTRLPKHVAIIMDGNGRWAREKGQDRLYGHFHGVESVRNIVEGAGEIGIQYLTLYAFSTENWDRPAQEVTGLMELLIETIKKEAADLKKNNIKLHVIGDMSMLPDRARKELQEVLDETHDNTSMHLIMALSYSSRWELVNAVKNIAVDVKNGKIEPETINQDTLQRYLTTSEFPDPELMIRTSGEYRISNFLLYQLAYAELYFTNVRWPDFRKENLYEAIIDYQNRERRFGKTGEQVKTEPVH